From a single Phacochoerus africanus isolate WHEZ1 chromosome 11, ROS_Pafr_v1, whole genome shotgun sequence genomic region:
- the MRPL17 gene encoding 39S ribosomal protein L17, mitochondrial yields MRLSVAAAISHGRVFRRLGLGPESRIHLLQNLLTGLVRHERIEASWARVDELRGYAEKLIDYGKLGDTNERAMRMADFWLTEKDLIPKLFQVLAPRFQGQNGGYTRMLQIPNRNEQDRAKMAVIEYKGNCLPPLPLPRRDSNLTLLNQLLQGLRQDQEASSHTAQTPAV; encoded by the exons ATGCGGCTGTCGGTGGCCGCCGCCATCTCCCACGGCCGCGTCTTCCGCCGCCTGGGCCTTGGTCCCGAGTCCCGCATCCACCTGTTGCAGAACTTGCTTACGGGACTGGTGCGACACGAACGCATCGAGGCGTCATGGGCACGCGTGGACGAGCTGAGGGGCTACGCGGAGAAG CTCATCGACTATGGGAAGCTGGGAGACACCAACGAACGAGCCATGCGCATGGCTGACTTCTGGCTCACG GAGAAAGACTTGATCCCAAAGCTGTTTCAAGTACTGGCCCCTCGGTTCCAAGGTCAGAATGGGGGCTACACGAGAATGCTGCAGATCCCAAATCGGAATGAGCAGGATCGGGCCAAGATGGCAGTGATCGAGTATAAAGGGAACTGTCTGCCACCTTTGCCCCTGCCTCGCAGGGACAGCAACCTTACACTCCTAAACCAACTACTCCAGGGACTGCGGCAGGACCAGGAAGCAAGTAGCCACACAGCTCAAACACCAGCAGTTTAA